The Pseudoalteromonas rubra DNA window AAAAAGTTACATATTACAAAACGTGAAAAAGACTGCTTGATGTGGGCTTGTGAAGGCAAGACGTCATGGGAGATCAGCCAGATACTAGGTATCTCTGAGCGCACAGTGAATTTCCATTTGTCTAATTGCATTGTAAAAACAGATAGCACAAACAGGCAACAGGCCATCGTAAAGTGCATTATCAACAACCTGATCTAATGACGATGACTGGCGAGTGTCATAATGTTGCTTATCAAAGTTCCCGGCTGGGGAGGTGTCCTCCCCGGTACGCCAGATTATTTAGTAGGGGTGATTTGTGCTTTGACCAGCTGATTTTCAACGACTTCAATAATATCCAGGTAAAGTGCATTGGTTTTTTGAGAAAAACTGATTCTGTCTATGACATAGCTGGAGCTGTCAATTTTGTATATTTCCTGCCTGGGCTCTGTATGGCCAAAATTAATCTTAAAGACGGTTTCACCGTCCGAGTGATACAAGGATCCGTTACCCGCAGCAATCGAGTGCTTATATTTGGCTTTTGACAGCTCAATTCTGTCAGTCTTTTCACCTGTATTGATATTGTATAAAGACACTTCATCATGTGATGACAAACTCGCATAAAACTGACTATCAAGTTGTCCAAACCACAGTGGCCGTTCAATCGGTAATGGAATGCTCTTATCCGAATCCAGAGAATGCATAAAAGCTTTCCCTCTCAATGTTCTTGCATCCACAACGGTATACCCGATGTTATTTTCTCCAAGGTATTCAGCCGACACTATGGTGCCATCAACCTTGATAGAGCCTGTCAGCGTCAAGGTGTTACTATCATAGATTTCGAGCCTGTCTTTGTAGTGGAGTAATAGCTCTTGTCTTTGCGCACTATAATGAATTGATTCATAAGTCGACGCCTCAAGCGCAAGCGGTTCGTGCCGGCCATCAGGCAAAGTTCGATAAATGGAGCGCAGTCCACCTTCCTGACGCAAAAAAATCACACTGTCTTCAAAGTCTGAAGCCTGCACGTCATCATATTCGCTTTTAACTAAAGGCTGCAGCTCGCCGCCCTCTGTGCTTAATTTATATATATCCTGTAAAAATGGATAGGTTACTGCAAGTAAGGCATCGTGAGATAGCGGCTGATTACTGGCATATTTAACATTATTTGGCAGTTTAACCGCTGAAGTAATGGTTTTCTTATCGAGTGAATAAGTAAACAAAATATTTTCAACATTATCTAACCAAATCAAAGAATTAATTTTCTTTTCATAAGATAAGGTCCAGATCCGATTATCGGTATCATGTAGTTTGACCTGATTACCACCGTCCAGGTCCGTCATGTATAGCTCACTGCCCTGGTAGTGATGCCTTTCAAAAATAATAACTTCCATATCAGAGATGTAAGTCAGAAACCTATCCCCATATGAATTCAAATTTGGTGATGTAATTTGAAATTCCTGGCCTGTTTCTATATCACGGCTGGCAAGCGCGGCGAGTTCATCTCTGTTACGATAACCGCTCTTTGAATAAATCAGTCTGCCATCGCTGACACCCGCACCAGTGAAGCCTTGCAAGCTACAATCAAACAAATATTTATTTGTCCCGTCAAAGCTGGTGTTGATCAGCCACACTTCGCATTGCTCATTGTTAATGGCCCGATAGAACACTTTATTAGAATCTGCTGACCAGCCGATAGGGAAGTAGTTTGTTCCTTCTTCTGCCAGGCGCTTTTCGTGACCTGTTTGCAGCGTTTTTACCACCAGGGAATAATTCTGGCTATTCTTTTGAATAATTGAGAAGGCAACGAAGTTCTTATTGGGAGAGATATTTGGCCTGGTATACCTGCCGTTGACCCAGGACAATACCGTTTCCTGTACTTGCTTTTCTATAGGGCTAACTGACACGTCGCGCTGCGCATTGTCCTGGCTAATAAATGCGAGGCTGATACTGGCTGCCAGGGTACTGGCAACAGCACCCAAAACCCATGGCGTTTTCTTCCGCTTTGTTGGTTGTTCCGCTGGTGTTGTTTTAGCTTTTAAGTCGGTTGTTACCGCAGGGCTGGGTTTAGCTTTGTCAGCTGATTCAGTTTTGTGGTACTCAACAAATGGCTCTATGGCTAAGCTGTAGCCTTTTCTATAGTGAGTTTTAACGATAATGCCCTTTTGGTTCTCTGATTTCAGGGTTTTTCTGAGTTCAGAGATGGCCCGGTTTATTGCATTATCATCAACATATTTTTGGCACCAGACGTCGTCCACCAGATTTTGTCGGGTGATGATAGTGTCTGAATTTAAGATCAAATAACTAATGATGCGAAACAGCAGCGGTTCGAGTTCTTTTTCGATGTCGCCGTCAGTGAGCACCTGCCGCTTTGGGTCAAGTTTCCAGGATCCAAGTGTGATCGATTTAACTGTTCTAGAGAAGCTGACTTCGTTCATTGTCCTGAATTTGTTGTTATTAGGAATATGTCAAGCGTTCAGACTATATCTATAGTCATTTAAAAACTCAACATAAAGATGGAAAGGCTTTTTTAATTTACAAGTGTTGTTTTCAATGTCGGCCAA harbors:
- a CDS encoding winged helix-turn-helix domain-containing protein; the encoded protein is MNEVSFSRTVKSITLGSWKLDPKRQVLTDGDIEKELEPLLFRIISYLILNSDTIITRQNLVDDVWCQKYVDDNAINRAISELRKTLKSENQKGIIVKTHYRKGYSLAIEPFVEYHKTESADKAKPSPAVTTDLKAKTTPAEQPTKRKKTPWVLGAVASTLAASISLAFISQDNAQRDVSVSPIEKQVQETVLSWVNGRYTRPNISPNKNFVAFSIIQKNSQNYSLVVKTLQTGHEKRLAEEGTNYFPIGWSADSNKVFYRAINNEQCEVWLINTSFDGTNKYLFDCSLQGFTGAGVSDGRLIYSKSGYRNRDELAALASRDIETGQEFQITSPNLNSYGDRFLTYISDMEVIIFERHHYQGSELYMTDLDGGNQVKLHDTDNRIWTLSYEKKINSLIWLDNVENILFTYSLDKKTITSAVKLPNNVKYASNQPLSHDALLAVTYPFLQDIYKLSTEGGELQPLVKSEYDDVQASDFEDSVIFLRQEGGLRSIYRTLPDGRHEPLALEASTYESIHYSAQRQELLLHYKDRLEIYDSNTLTLTGSIKVDGTIVSAEYLGENNIGYTVVDARTLRGKAFMHSLDSDKSIPLPIERPLWFGQLDSQFYASLSSHDEVSLYNINTGEKTDRIELSKAKYKHSIAAGNGSLYHSDGETVFKINFGHTEPRQEIYKIDSSSYVIDRISFSQKTNALYLDIIEVVENQLVKAQITPTK